DNA from Salvelinus sp. IW2-2015 unplaced genomic scaffold, ASM291031v2 Un_scaffold1218, whole genome shotgun sequence:
AACACAACGATAGAAATGTATAATTTAAGTAGATTTTATAAGTACCGTCTACTTTTGAATCCAGAATTCCATAGTTTGGCTTCTTATTAGTGAGATGTTTCTTCACCAGAAAAGACCTTGGCATCTTTATCATATAGCTAGCTCTGTTATTGATGAGTCTGCAGCGCCGCAATAATGTAACAAGTGAGTGCTCGTTGAGTAGGATGACCTGTTGAATAAATAGCTGTTACTTGGAGGCTGTCTTTTGCCTTGCATTCTTCCGTGGAGTGGAGAGTCAGGTGCAGCGGTCGCTGAGAATTAGCATACACACCCTGTCGGACCAATTAGAATGAAAGGACAAGTGCATGGGGGCGGCACCTCTGCGTCGATCAGCATACCCCAACAAAACAGGTGCATCGCAACACAGTAGTCTGCAAGCCCGTAGACAGGCGATCTGAATCGGCTTTATAATTAGTCAAAAAATATTGCCTAACCGGTATTTATTTTTTCTATACTCGTTTTTCTTTATTCTACAAACTTTCTCACTATCACATGGTATAGCAAAAATGgccaaatgttttttgttgttggttgaaCTAGCCTACAAAAACTTCCTACACCTTCATAAAACATGTGCTCATAGTCCAGACCTATGATTAGGCCAAATGAcggtgtttatttgaatgaatgCAAGTTTTTTGTATCCTATGCTTACTTGTATAGAAAGACAGACTTGAAGTGTTACGTGAGAAGTTCCTTGTCTATTATTCTGTTTCTTTCCATGTCTCATTTGAAAGCTTTGGAAACAAAGCGCATTCCTGGACCAGTCATTTTCCATTCCATGAAGTGCATCCTATTGAGGCAGCCAAACTAGCGTTCAAGGAGGGGAGGTCAGTGGGGTAGCCAACTAAAAGCAACCTTAACTTATTTATGATGTGTGCAAGTATTCACTTGCTTGAACAGATGactggaaaataataaaaatacaatgaCCATAACCACCTACACCTGAAGgctaagacaaaacaaatgtttaAAATTGCACATTGTGCCTTAAAATCACATGCATGAGTCTAAATGTCTAAGGTAGCCTATAAATGGTTCGAGCcctgctgattggctgatacccatggtatacggacTGATATGACACAGCTatgacaaaatatacatttttattgctctaaattacattggtaaccagtttataatagcagtaaggcatctcagggttttgtggtatatggccaataaacccCGGCTAAGGACTCTGTCCAGGCACTCAGTGTtgcatcgtgcttaagaacagcccttagccgagATATGTTGGCCATATACACCACACCCCCTCCGGCCTTATTACTTAAATATAACTTGTACAAACTGTTCTGTGGGACAAGGAAATGCCATCATTCATTGACCAAGACCTGTTTTATTCAATCATCGCCATCTAGTGTCTCAGCTGTGAATTTGAATAATTTAGctcaaaataaagacataaattACAATTTAATACAAATATTAACATCCATCATTGTACCAAAGGGATATCTTTAATAAAAAAAGCAGAACTGTGAGCTtcttcagaaaaaaaaaaatatatacttagtGATTAATGAATAAAATGAAAAGGAATAAAACAACCCAAACTTAGATGTTtatcaaacatttttaaaagcattTATTGAGCTTGATAATTAATCTCAGCTAACAAAACAATCGTAAGGCTGATTTGGCTTTCAGTAACTTCAATTTCATGCCAAAGGATAGTCATCTATATatatcaatttaaaaaaagaaatttgATACGACGCCAACATAGAAGCAAAAAACAGCAAACGAAGCATATTAAATTCAAGTACAATCTGGGGTTGTTAAGAGTCCATTAGAAAGAACTGCTGAACTGTGTAAAATCCATGTCAACATCCTGCTAGTGCAGAGCCAAGAGTGTGCCACCCTCCCCATGCTGAAGACGAGCATTGAACACATTTTTTCTAAAATGATCCCATGTCTGCACAAATCAAATTGCCAAACTATAGATGTGCCCGAAACACATAAAAAGGGGAAATAAAGAAAATGTCTTCAGTCTACAGACCCAAGTGTGGAGAACCGGACAGTTTCCAAGCAAAAAGGTTTAGTGGCTGACTGACTCctcaatcctctcctcctccgtacATGTCAGACAGCTTCTTGAAGCGCGGGCCCCACTGTTGAAGGAGATCGTAGTCCTGGTCGTCTCCTGAGTTGGAGGAGTTGAGGGAACTGAGGGAACCGGCCTCGGAGCCACCTCCTTCATAGTCAAACACCAGGAGGGAGTCGTAGGGAGGAGCAGTGGGGTCGTTGTCAGCTGCCTTCAGGTTCTGGTCAACAGAAAGATTACATTTTACCACCTTGGTGACTATACAGCACAAATTCTAAACATGCAAACTGACATTATCCATGTCAAATCCAGTTATTTCCATGACAAATAATCTCCAGATGACCTAGATATGACCTTAACTGTGCATTCTACTCAAAGTATAAATCAGTTCAAGACTACTCACATCATCAATGAAGTTGCCTATGTCAGCTGGGTTGGCGGGTCGTGGGCGATACTCTGGCCGGGCCATGGTTGGAGCGATGTCATTCCGGAAAACATCAGGACGGTTATCCAGACCTTTGTGCAGAACGCTCAAGTCGAAATCCTGAAGGTGGAAAGATGTACAGACATGTATTATATTACAAGAccagaaaacatagaaacataaaaaCATTGAGTAACAGATGCAATGGTTTGCAATAACATGTACAtcacaacccccccaaaaaattgaccCTTGGGAAAGCCTAGTCCAGGGTTCGTCAACCAGGTTTGGTCTCGGGACAATTTTTTTCTGGGTCAACAGTCGGCGGGCCAGAACATAGTAAATATATTAGCACAATTAATTGGCCTACACAACAAATTTAACACATGATTAGTACGTGTGTGACAATCACTCAGTGACAATAATTGATCTGATTAAGCTCATAAAATCATTCTATTCAATTAGTCCATTTCTGTGCGTTAATTGGTAAACAGGTCTACGTAGCCTACACTACTTTTAACATTAACATTTGTTCAGAACAATTTACTTGATAGCAAGATAAAAAGGTCGCTCTCAAAGTATCAAGGTGGCGGCTAATGAAAATCGAAGTTGATAAGAATGTACAGAGAGATgcgttcatctctctcttttcccaatgccaagccagtgtgtcttatttgcaatgaaaatATCGCtatttgcaaataattaaatctcaGACGTAATTATGAATATAAGCATAAAACTTTCAGTGCCCTTCCGCCCCATAGAAGCCAGACGCAGAAACATTGAATTGTTAACTGCAAGCAGCTTTTTGCGGACATATTCTGTAACTTAAAATTGGGTTATATCTGTGGGAAGTGGGAAACAGTCGTGGACATGGAGAAATTTGAGTTCTTTACTAGGGAAGCCTGAGTTGTTCGATTTGGACTTGTCATCTAGAAGGCTACTGCACTTCAGCACACTGAAGACACGACAGGCAGAGGGACCAGGCCGCAGCATTGTCAGAGGTGATGGAAGATTTTCACCAAGCAGCTGAGAGACAACTTATCCAKCAGATTTGAAGACTACAGCATGCCAAAGGATATCATTGCGTTTGTACGTAATCCTCTGTCAGCCCAGGTGGAGAATTCTCCTCCCTTGCTAAAAAAAAGATACCCTCGCTGGATGAGGCCACAAAACAAACTGAGCTGATTGAATTCCAGACATCGAGCCAAATAAGGGATGCGCTCAGGAGTGCCGAGTCCCTGTGTGCATTTTAGATGGCACGCTCAGAGGAATACAGCACAATAAAGAAACTTGCWTTTTTTTCTGCTAACAATGTTTAGAACGACTTACACCAGAGTCCTCATTTTCCTCTATGAACGCAATATACTCACGACAAGAACCGGCTTTTCACAAAGTCAATCGACGACTGCCTGCACATTAATCCATCAAACCCGACATTCACAAGATTGTGTCAGAGGGGAAATGCAACTTCTAATTGAATATGTAACTTAGTGGCCTATATGACTGCATTTAATAAATACTAATATTGTGAGAGCTTATCCAGGGCCATACACGTGTCAAGCTGACAGTATGTTCTGTTTGTTCTGTCGAAAAACAATGAGACATTTGGGGAACCCTAGCCTAGTAGGCTTGTTCTGAGCTAGTCTGGTGAGCGCTCCCCTCACCTGGTCATCCTCGCCACCTCCCTCCTCGTCATAGTAGTAGATGTTGTCCCTGACATCGTCCTCCTGCAGCAGAGGCTCCTTCTTCTCACCACCTCTCTTCCTCAGGAACATGAGCAGCAGAAGAGACAACACTGGAGCACAACATAAACACAGGGCCTTAACACACTAGCACTTCACTGTGTATTAACAATTACATACGTACGCTTCGAGGACAGCACTGACTAAACACTTTAGTGCCGggttaaacaaatgaacaacttaCATAGGAGTAGTAACACTGCTCCTAGAATTCCCAGAATGCTAGAGATGCCGAAGCCTGCTACAGCTTTATCGGTGCACTGGACATCCGCTCCTTTGCAGTCACACACGGAGGCCTGGACGGTGCTGTCATGGTGCAGGCCCTGGTTGTCAGACACTCTCAGGACAACCGTGTAATCTCCACTGTCCAACATAGTCTTCAGAGTCAGGATAATGCCAGTCTCTGAAATGAAAAACAGGTAACATTTAACACAATTGTTTTAAAAGGGGGAATAGTACTGTAGTTCTGGGAAAAATCAATGCATACTTGTGTCATTCATTCTGGCAGTCCAGTTATATTGGGACGACCCCTGAAGCTGTACGGTGTATGGAGCAGCAAAGCCCGCGCTGTCTTTATCAGTGACTGACAGCAGCTGTGGGGAGGACTCCTTGTTGCAGACCTTGATCACACTCTCGTCGATGGTTGGAGCATTATCATTAACATCATCCAGCTCTATGATAAGGGTGCCAGTGCCAGTTGCCGGGATTTCATCTGCATATCCAAATTAGAGCACTGTCACTCAAAGGGTCAAGTTTGGGGTGTGGTCATTTACTAAATTTGAAAAATTAACATTAGAAAAAGGGAACATTTAAATACCGTTGTCGATGCCCAGAACAATAACAGAGTATTTGTTGTCTTGGACAAAAGTGGATTCTCTGTCCATGAGGCTCTTGACTTTAATCAGCCCAGTGTCTTTGTTAATACTTAGCCATCCAGCAGGATCATTGCGTATCTTGTATCTGTgtagtaaatgtaaaaaataaataaaaaagagcaTTGCTTACAACCTGTACAGTCATCACTTGAAAAGAAATGTCCCCCTCTTCAAATcttacaaaacataattgtaaatGTAGTTCTAATCTTACGTGACTTTCTGACTCCTTGCAGTGTCTGGGTCTGTGGCTATGTACAGAACCAGGTCACTGTCAATAGGGAGGTCCTCAGGTTTCCTGATAATCTTCTCCACTGGGGTGAAGACTGGAGCTTCATTCACATCCTCCACATTCACTACAACAGTAGCAGTGGAGGTGGGCAGGCTGATTGCAAATGGGACTTCATTCTGCACAATGACCAGCAGAGTGTACTTGTTGTTCTTCTCAAAGTCAAGTGGCTGTGTTGAAAGAACAGAAAAGCCCATCAGCATAGGAATCCTTCACACTTTATAGAATCAGGATAATGGTGTTTATATCTACAAGCATACTCCCCCCTACACATTTACTTGGACAACGTAGccaaaacttttaatttggctccTTACTCCAGGATTTTATATCAGATGTTTCATATGAAGCAACAGTACAAAACGTAACTTTTtattgagggtattttcataaatATCCATTTATAAATAAAAGCACTTTATGCATCTGGTCCCCCCCTTAGTCATAGGTATTTCTACAAATTCACAgagtattaaagtagtcaaagttgagtatttggttccatattcctCACACACCATGAACAAGTCAAGCTTGCAACTACAAACTTGGATGCATTTTCAGtttgttgtgcccaatagaaattaatggtaaataagaATCACTTACTGTAAttaagaatatgtttctgaacaactTTACATTaggtggatgctaccatgattacggataatcctgaatgaatcgtgaataatgattagTGAGAAAGTTGGAGGCAAAAAGTtcatacccccaaaacatgctaacctctcaccattcccaaaaaaacattttttgggggtatgCAATTCATCCCTTGAACTCACTCATCGTGATTCAagtcattcatgattatccataataAAATGGTAGCATACACACAAATGTAGAAGGGCTTAgaaacattatattcttatttacaataaaaaaagaGACAATATATGATTTGCCATGCATTTCTATAGACCCCTTCCTGTGTTTGCTGCACGAGGGCAATATACAAAGAAAGTTGGTGGCCTTATAGAACTCCAGCAAAAAAAGCATATATTTACATGCtccttatgagtgcatttcacagtACTTATAGATAATAAATTGGATTTTAAGACTCATATGAATGCCctgtttaatataatgtttgtgtcattgcAAATCAACGGCATTATACTtaacacttcaaccagtaaaatggctctttggctagcttttgctacagcaTATCATAGAGCGTAAgtattctagctaacaactgctgcatccaaaattgttattttgtaaagaccacaaccaaatataatcttagtgACTGTTCAAGGAAGAATCAAAACATTGTAAGTGTACGAGAAGCCCAAAAACTTTGTTTAAGAAGTAATAAAAAGGTGAATGGCTTTCTTGGTTTTCTTACTGCCGCCAAAAGTCGTGAGCATCTGGGTGCGacgtcaaataaaaatgtgatattGTGTACTGTCGGCTCATATGAAACATTGGATCTCTAATTTAAACCTTAGAGTCAAATTAAAAGTttgcttcactgtcaaaataaatACGAAGGGGAGTGCAAATTGCTTCTTCCAGGATACCATTCCAAAGTAGCAGCTAAAAAGCTACATTGACAGGCTGCTTTTGCTACACCTCCAGTGTAGCAGCTCAAATATATCTATAGGAGAGGATTTCAACATACCTTAGCTGTTGTAATGATGCCCTCCAGCTTGCTAGGGCCTGTGCTCACACTGAAAAGGCCTTGAGGGTCCCCGTCAACTATCTTGTAGGTGGTGGCCCAGGCAGAGGAGTGAGGCTCATCTCCATCAGTCACTGGCATTTTCACCACCAAGGCATCCACTTTATTCTCTGGGACTGACACGGTGTACTGCAAAGGAGAGAAGCATGATTATAAAGCAACAAAGGGTAATTCCATTGTGTTAAAACGGTTGTAAGGCTGCAATTTAAAATTTTGCCTTCAGAAATGTGCTTACCGAAGGCGTCACAAACTGTGGCGCGTTGTCATTGCTGTCCGTTACTGTAATGATGGCTTTGCCAACGCTGGTAAGGCCATTTCCCTCCATATCGGCAGCTTGGATTTCCAAAGTATATTTGGTATATTTCTGAAACGAATTTTGTAAATTAAATCAGAATCACAAATGTAATGCATGTAGAATGTACACAATGAATAAGTGATCAACAAGACTATTGATTTGAAAAGAGACCAACCTCTCTGTCCAACCCAGCTGCGTTAACCCGAATCCCTCCAGTCACAGGGTTGATGACAAACATGTTGGGGCTTGGTAGTGGAGGCTCCTGATGGGTAATGGTGTATCTGACATCAGAATTGGCAGAGCCCTTTTCATCAGCATCAGTGGCCGTTACCTGCATGACCTCATCACCTGAACagagtgagaaaaaaaagaatctgaatcGTCCTAGCATAATTTTCCTTAAAAAAACATTGTTAAGCATCGTaaatactgagtgtgtgtgtgaacaacatACCTTGTTTTGATGCCTCAGGGACTGTTCCCGTAAATGGATCTTGGGTAAATACAGGTTTGTTGTCATTCATATCAATGACTTTCACAATGATCTCCATGGGATCCTCAGCTYTACCTGCACCCACTGCAACAGCATGGGCTAGGAGCTAGAGAGAAAAGTAACGACAAACATTAGTTTAAAACMACATATAATCAGTTTTCAATTAAGTCAAGGGAAGAAAATTAGGATACGCAAACCGTACAYTGTAMTTGRCTTTTTTCTRCCTGTCCAAAGGCTGGGTCACATAGAGAGTTCCAGAGTTTTTGTCCACAGTGAAGAGTCCCACAGGAGGTAGGTCTGCCCCAGCGCCAGTGATGCTGTACTGGATCTTCACKTCTTTATCATTGRTGGACRTSATCTGGTTTACAAGGATAATAGAATTCACGTCAKTGACGAAATGTCCAARACTGATATTAAAGTKATGGAAAAACMATCCTTAACRTACAAGACACTTACCTGCACCATATTCTTGGGGAACGGYCCTCGGRCATTCTCTGGGAAGWWGATGGGAGGAATGARCCAGTCCCTCTTCCTTCTTTTCAGACCTCCTGAAGACTTGGGGAAGTTCAGAACAGGTAGAGACAGACTTTCTCCTGGCTGTGGAATTGAAACAAAAACCATGAAATATCAAGTCCATGGTTTTACAAGCACCAAAATACATAGAGCATTTTACAYAAACTGCCATCAAACTTCAATtgacctgaaaaaaaaaaatctgtttcaaTTACAGAATATTTKCAGCTATACATGTCATTGAAACACTTCGAGACGCAGTTGCCCATCTGTCCACTAGAGGACACCATAGTCTCATTAATTTAACCAGTCATATACCTTGGGCTGGGTGGTCARCTCATGGTGATTGTGGTGGTGGCCATGTCCTGCCTCATGCAGCACTCTGACTGGAACTGTGATCTTCTTGCCCTTGGACTGGGTAGAGACATAGAACTCCTTATGTCCATTATGCAGAGTCAGCCCCCTCTTCAGTTTCAGCGTCCCGTCGCCATCTACTTTGAAGCGTGAATCCTCGGAGTGAAAGAGAAAGCTGGTACGGCTGGTGCAGTCATCAAAAACCACTGCAAGGTCAAAGAGAAAGGTGGTCAGAggaaatttttttttatttttaatatcgCAACCATAATACATGTGGGCCTAAAAAGTAACCATTGAAAGCAATTCAACAACAGGAGCAGATGTAAAGCACTGTTGCATTCATTTCAAATTCATATCAGGAGTCATCAGTGCATTCTTGTGAGAAACTGAGAGCCACCACAGACTCTCTCAGTAAATGTATAAATGGAATACTGGTCATAGTAACAAAGCAGCAAAATGGCCTAAAAGAACCCTAGGCCTAGTCGCCTCATGATCGCAGTTCTGATCTGCTGCAAAGACATTATGCAGGGCTTATTATTTGGACAATGTAAAAACCCACAACATGTCGGACTTGCAAAGGAGTAAATTGACCCATATCCTCATGTAATTATTAACATGACATGTATAACTAGTACTGTGCAACTTAGAACAATATACCAGGTAGAGATTAAGCTGTCATGGTATACAAGTAGTCTACTAGAATCATCCTGTGTGGACAGAGAGCAGGGTTGACTTGCCCAGCCCTGGGTTGAGACTCaaggacaggcaggcagcaacATCTGGTTTCACATGACTACTAGAAACATCCTGAGGCATAGGCCTAGCTATACAAAGAGGTTTGAATGTCTCATTATGCTCCTATTAGCTTACAAAAGTTGATTGAGTATGATTTAGAAACCCCAAATCAATACACCTCTTTCCAGCCTAATGAACTGGCTAAATGTTATGCAGAAATTGTGCAATGacacaaaacaagaaatgtgtggttgAGAAAGTTTACAATRSgctcattcatccccctcctctcccctgtaactattccccaggttgttgctgcaaatgagaacgtgttctcagtcaacttacctggtaaaataacggtaaaataacggtaaaataaaaaaagatatggaAGTGTGGTTCAGAAGTAAAACTGAACTGGATGTATGTCACAGTACCCACTTCTGCTTTCTGCTCATTCTATTGATAGTTAGGTACTAGAGAATCAGGTAGGTAGAGGTACAGCGACTACCACTCTTTAGGCAAGATGGTGGCCGTCAAAGATTTGAACAAATTAAAGAAAGATGTAGGTGGTAAAGCTGAAGTCCAGaacaacaaataaagaaaaatcaggCCACctgtaacaaaaacatttgttttacaacTGGCCCTCTCATCGTTGCTGGTGGTAAATCAGGCCTAACacttgtgtcatctgcaaacttgatgtggttggccacgcagtcatggtgaaCAGGAGGGGGATAAARGGAGATTGCCGTGACTCAACAGTCAGGTGGTATATGACTGCGGTCATGCCTCATTactgccggtgtggcagtaataccgTAACCACAACAGCCCTAGGTATAGCCTACTGACCATATAAACTGAAAATGTCTTGGGTACACAATTAGTCTAGCTAGGCTATACTCCAATTAAACAAATTCTAGTAattgcctttgagtgtggactgtattatgcAAACTGGATGGACTGTTCCATTATGCTACACTCCAAATGTTCTATCCATGACTCAAGGAGAGAARGTATAGGCTTAGGTGATGAATAGCCTTGTAACAGGgcattttcataattaataggctgacaaaCTTTAGCTACAGAATCTCACCACCGTGCATTTCCATRTCCTCccctgtcaacagtttaatgataTATgttttgtgaaaacatgttactgtcgatgttcccaaacagatttcactttgtttcccaaattaagcactgggtagctgcaggagctgggttggagagcccatggcatagagtttgggcagaatatcacctgtcgcaCAGCAAAAggatgcatgctcctcaaacagtgacTGCTGCAGAGTGAAACTATTGTTCTTATAAACCCAGACATTTCTATATGCAATCCCATGTGAAATGCATTTCAAACCATGTCACCTGCATTTTATTGAAAGTCTGTGTTTTTGCtacaatagagtgatcaggggcgtgcaactatagttttcatTCACACAAAACAGTGTCACCCGACAGAATATAGCTTCATTTTGATCAGATGAGAACAGAAGTGCAATgctatttggctagcagccatataagtaaatgagcttacaattaAAAAGCAAGgacgatgcatggccatcatatatAAGATATTTATCATTGAATGTAGCCGGCTACGTTtaatgttttgcttgaagttaatcttgcatttaaGATAAAGTAGGCTACACTGAGAAAAGAActggagaaaagtagctacacagtCAAATAACCGTTTGTGAACTCATTGGAGTGGTCTGATGCTGAGCAGAAATTACAACAAGAATTTTCTATCTGCATTTACAAAACAcagcaagataaaaaaaaaaaaatggtgaaaaatgCATAATTCTGAATTGAGACCCCtgatcatgcagcccatataaactcagcaaaaaaagaaacatccactCACTGTGAACTGCYTTTATTGTCAGcacacttaacatgtgtaaatatttatgaACATTAAGATTRAACAACAGAcaaattgaacaagttccacagacatgtgtgtaacagaaatagaatgtgtccctgaacaaaggggggggttcaaaaatcaaaagcaacagtcaatatctggtgtggccaccagctgcatgttAAACCGGAGTAGACTACCTGGCTGGAGTGAAAAACAAACTGCAAGAAAGTGGCCTCCAGTCGCTATTCAAGTGCATATGGAAACCATGTAATTTCCCCCCTGCCAATTTGATAATGAACCATtctaaaatcaaaacaaatttgacATAGtacagacaagattaaattgagaatagtctgaagGGTGAAAATATGATAGAGAGAACAGCATGTGCAGCCTGAGGTAAgcttttttgcgactttttcaaatattcaatagcctatagtcgcgTCAGGGGTCCATTTAGAGTTCAGAAATCTGCATTTTAAACCACGTCACCTGCGTWTTATATTGGAAGTCGTGTTTTTTGGCTTCAATGGAGTGATCGGGGACGTGTAACTATGGTTTTCATTCACACAAAACACAGCGTCACATTTGGCAAAGAATGGCTTTATTTTCAGATGACaaagtgcaacgctatttggctagcagccaTATAAGTAAATGAGCTTAGTGAACTTTTTGGCAAAAacaatgcatggccatcatatttcgaATGCTACATTTCCTACTGTTTTGCTTGAAGTCAATCTTGCATTTTTCCCCCAGAGAAAAATAGACTACACTGAGAAAAGTACTGGAGTAGCTTTACAGTCGAATGCCCGTTCGTGAATTCTCGGAGGGGAGATGTGCAAATTAAGCACAAtctaggccagcatcccagagttgcctcttcactgttgagattgagactggtgttttgcgggtactatttaatgaagctgccaggtgaggacttgtgaggtgtctgtttctcaaactagacactaatgtacttgtcctcttgctcagttgtgtaccggggcctcccactctttttattctggttagagccagtttgcgctgttctgtgaagggagcaatacacagcgttgtacgagatctttagtttcttggaCATTTCTTGCGTgtaatagtcttcatttctcagaacaagaatagactgacgagcttcagaagaaagtgctttgtttctagtcattttgagactgtaatcgtacacacaaatgctgatgctccagacactgaactagtctaaagaaggccagtttaa
Protein-coding regions in this window:
- the cdh1 gene encoding cadherin-1 isoform X2, whose translation is MEIIVKVIDMNDNKPVFTQDPFTGTVPEASKQGDEVMQVTATDADEKGSANSDVRYTITHQEPPLPSPNMFVINPVTGGIRVNAAGLDREKYTKYTLEIQAADMEGNGLTSVGKAIITVTDSNDNAPQFVTPSYTVSVPENKVDALVVKMPVTDGDEPHSSAWATTYKIVDGDPQGLFSVSTGPSKLEGIITTAKPLDFEKNNKYTLLVIVQNEVPFAISLPTSTATVVVNVEDVNEAPVFTPVEKIIRKPEDLPIDSDLVLYIATDPDTARSQKVTYKIRNDPAGWLSINKDTGLIKVKSLMDRESTFVQDNKYSVIVLGIDNDEIPATGTGTLIIELDDVNDNAPTIDESVIKVCNKESSPQLLSVTDKDSAGFAAPYTVQLQGSSQYNWTARMNDTKTGIILTLKTMLDSGDYTVVLRVSDNQGLHHDSTVQASVCDCKGADVQCTDKAVAGFGISSILGILGAVLLLLLLSLLLLMFLRKRGGEKKEPLLQEDDVRDNIYYYDEEGGGEDDQDFDLSVLHKGLDNRPDVFRNDIAPTMARPEYRPRPANPADIGNFIDDNLKAADNDPTAPPYDSLLVFDYEGGGSEAGSLSSLNSSNSGDDQDYDLLQQWGPRFKKLSDMYGGGED
- the cdh1 gene encoding cadherin-1 isoform X1, translated to MGAFWFVELGVLILFLQAFKPGSSESKCLPGFNSEIYIFKVERNHLQSGRRLGKVVFDDCTSRTSFLFHSEDSRFKVDGDGTLKLKRGLTLHNGHKEFYVSTQSKGKKITVPVRVLHEAGHGHHHNHHELTTQPKPGESLSLPVLNFPKSSGGLKRRKRDWXIPPIXFPENXRGPFPKNMVQXXSXNDKXVKIQYSITGAGADLPPVGLFTVDKNSGTLYVTQPLDRXKKXXYXLLAHAVAVGAGXAEDPMEIIVKVIDMNDNKPVFTQDPFTGTVPEASKQGDEVMQVTATDADEKGSANSDVRYTITHQEPPLPSPNMFVINPVTGGIRVNAAGLDREKYTKYTLEIQAADMEGNGLTSVGKAIITVTDSNDNAPQFVTPSYTVSVPENKVDALVVKMPVTDGDEPHSSAWATTYKIVDGDPQGLFSVSTGPSKLEGIITTAKPLDFEKNNKYTLLVIVQNEVPFAISLPTSTATVVVNVEDVNEAPVFTPVEKIIRKPEDLPIDSDLVLYIATDPDTARSQKVTYKIRNDPAGWLSINKDTGLIKVKSLMDRESTFVQDNKYSVIVLGIDNDEIPATGTGTLIIELDDVNDNAPTIDESVIKVCNKESSPQLLSVTDKDSAGFAAPYTVQLQGSSQYNWTARMNDTKTGIILTLKTMLDSGDYTVVLRVSDNQGLHHDSTVQASVCDCKGADVQCTDKAVAGFGISSILGILGAVLLLLLLSLLLLMFLRKRGGEKKEPLLQEDDVRDNIYYYDEEGGGEDDQDFDLSVLHKGLDNRPDVFRNDIAPTMARPEYRPRPANPADIGNFIDDNLKAADNDPTAPPYDSLLVFDYEGGGSEAGSLSSLNSSNSGDDQDYDLLQQWGPRFKKLSDMYGGGED